A window of Elgaria multicarinata webbii isolate HBS135686 ecotype San Diego chromosome 2, rElgMul1.1.pri, whole genome shotgun sequence contains these coding sequences:
- the CXCR4 gene encoding C-X-C chemokine receptor type 4: protein MESNIDLSSGFFIIPSDNSTDEPGSGDDGIYQEVCLQEENADFNRIFLPTIFSIIFLTGIIGNGLVIVVMGYQKKLRSMTDKYRLHLSVADLLFVITLPFWSVDAVISWYFGSALCKIVHIMYTVNLYGSVLILAFISVDRYLAIVHATNSQRPRKLLAERIVYVGVWLPAVLLTVPDVVFASTNEVGGKYVCQRFYPDYNWVISFRFQHILVGLVLPGLIILTCYCIIISKLSHSKGHQKRKALKTTVILIVAFFACWLPYYIGISIDTFILLGFIKNGCNFEAVVHKWISITEALAFFHCCLNPILYAFLGAKFKMSAQNALTSVSRGSSLKILSKGKRGGHSSVSTESESSSFHSS from the coding sequence CTGTCTTCTGGATTCTTTATTATCCCGTCAGATAACAGTACCGATGAGCCAGGCTCTGGTGACGATGGCATTTACCAAGAGGTGTGTTTGCAAGAGGAGAATGCTGATTTCAACCGGATCTTCTTGCCTACCATCTTCTCCATCATTTTCTTGACAGGAATCATTGGCAATGGCTTGGTTATTGTGGTCATGGGCTACCAGAAGAAGCTGAGGAGCATGACTGACAAATACAGGCTACACCTCTCGGTGGCTGACCTTCTGTTTGTCATCACTTTGCCCTTCTGGTCTGTGGATGCCGTAATCAGCTGGTACTTTGGAAGTGCCCTGTGCAAAATCGTCCACATCATGTATACCGTCAACCTGTATGGCAGTGTTCTGATCTTGGCCTTCATAAGCGTAGATCGGTACTTGGCAATTGTCCATGCTACCAACAGCCAGAGACCCAGGAAGCTGTTGGCCGAAAGGATTGTCTACGTAGGCGTTTGGCTACCAGCTGTGCTCTTGACTGTGCCCGATGTGGTCTTTGCTAGTACTAACGAGGTTGGCGGAAAATACGTGTGTCAGCGATTTTATCCTGACTACAACTGGGTGATTTCCTTCCGATTTCAGCATATTTTAGTAGGCCTggtcttgcctggacttatcatACTGACTTGCTACTGCATCATCATTTCTAAGCTGTCACACTCAAAAGGCCATCAGAAACGCAAGGCCCTGAAGACCACCGTCATCCTTATTGTTGccttctttgcctgctggttACCATACTATATTGGCATCAGCATAGACACCTTTATCCTCCTTGGATTCATCAAGAATGGCTGTAACTTTGAGGCTGTGGTGCACAAATGGATCTCCATTACCGAAGCCTTGGCATTTTTCCATTGTTGCCTGAATCCCATACTTTATGCTTTTCTGGGAGCCAAATTCAAGATGTCGGCCCAAAACGCTTTGACCTCCGTTAGCAGGGGATCAAGCCTTAAGATCCTTTCCAAAGGCAAACGAGGGGGTCATTCTTCTGTTTCGACAGAGTCTGAGTCTTCCAGTTTCCATTCCAGCTAA